Proteins from one Capricornis sumatraensis isolate serow.1 chromosome 2, serow.2, whole genome shotgun sequence genomic window:
- the HJURP gene encoding Holliday junction recognition protein — MHVLQLVQRGVAKVGLEAGGRGEEAGSPGRVHGHVQVKGWPPATGGESQGKSLGHGRCTTADILLVWLYTDEQADDSPSFLPEWGSGLRAMEDEVLAEDELLRNLRDSRYRFQRRMQQLIEKYNQPFEDGPVVQMSTLTYKTPEGLRIWGGGLVKRRSTGHTQPAVPWSPSKNELRRKYLMQVDIVLQDEGYLEHAGYRDGKDTLAPSLASPARPAWGYCEDVSEDSPGGPLQPPPSPREGDASHSCSAGQAVVLRGDGIPLQGTSGGSFSSSPCSEAEDVCNATLSDLYAGMLHSMSRLLGARPSCIISTKTLIGQNWSSRRRHRYKGRMNRTSCQGGGRSRRSPRERRPPCSKPLEDAGTLRDRGNLPDVSAPKTGLKSERPLLKVNKPQIHTFSPPWKELQGMPRKHSSFTYLDSKAVSPLDQENRFVTLKWLISPVKIASRPGILQGQAGSRFKEIEIKFDKLYQEYCLSPRKWPSLTYPPSLAVDVYRGGPTSPGSPQGLEAHRLSSPLCKSKAKRLSEAFEGLGRRSIRVGSCLPKSGSFPSLSKTDPTCSVGHPEQTIDLVCPGSDSGKFQKSVSLSKAISVPRVQPLGFGRDRYDDIKEKFNKLHQQYCQKSPQQTQAPSDKARVRRGGRTLGFLTCGQSRAKARGGGRLLKFKWEEKKRQAEEGVDRLL; from the exons GACTCgaggcgggggggcggggcgagGAAGCCGGCTCACCGGGCAGGGTCCACGGCCACGTTCAGGTGAAGGGCTGGCCCCCCGCAACAGGCGGCGAGTCCCAGGGCAAGTCGCTTGGACATGGCCGGTGCACGACGGCAGACATCTTACTCGTCTGGCTCTATACTGATGAACAGGCAGACGACTCGCCCAG CTTCCTGCCGGAGTGGGGCTCTGGTCTGCGCGCCATGGAGGACGAGGTCCTGGCGGAGGACGAGCTGCTGCGGAATCTCAGGGACAGCCGCTACCGCTTCCAGAGGCGCATGCAGCAGCTGATAGAAAAG TACAACCAGCCCTTCGAGGACGGCCCGGTGGTTCAGATGTCCACGCTGACCTACAAGACGCCCGAGG gactgCGAATTTGGGGTGGAGGACTAGTGAAGAGAAGAAGCACAGGACACACGCAG CCTGCAGTGCCCTGGAGCCCTTCGAAAAATGAGCTGAGAAGGAAGTACTTGATGCAAGTGGATATCGTACTGCAGGATGAAGGGTATCTGGAG CATGCTGGTTACAGAGACGGAAAGGACACCCTGGCCCCATCATTGGCCTCGCCCGCCAGACCTGCCTGGG GATACTGCGAGGACGTCTCTGAAGACAGCCCTGGTGGTCCACTCCAGCCACCTCCATCACCCAGGGAGGGTGACGCCTCTCACTCCTGCTCAGCAGGCCAGGCCGTGGTGCTGAGGGGTGACGGCATCCCCTTACAAGGGACCAGTGGCGGCAGCTTCTCAAGCAGCCCCTGCTCCGAGGCGGAGGATGTGTGCAACGCGACACTCAGCGACCTGTACGcgggcatgctgcactccatgagcCGGCTGCTGGGCGCCAGGCCCTCCTGCATCATCTCCACCAAGACACTCATCGGCCAGAACTGGAGCTCCAGGCGGAGGCACCGGTATAAGGGCAGAATGAACAGAACGAGCTGCCAGGGAGGGGGGCGCTCTCGGCGGAGCCCCCGGGAGAGACGTCCACCCTGCTCCAAGCCCCTGGAGGATGCAGGGACCTTAAGAGATCGTGGGAACTTGCCTGATGTTTCTGCCCCTAAGACAGGTTTAAAATCAGAAAGGCCTCTTCTCAAAGTAAACAAACCCCAGATCCATACATTCAGTCCACCTTGGAAGGAGCTTCAGGGAATGCCCCGGAAGCATTCATCATTTACTTACTTAGACTCCAAAGCGGTGTCTCCTCTTGATCAGGAAAACAGATTCGTGACCTTAAAGTGGTTGATTTCTCCTGTAAAAATAGCTTCCAGACCCGGAATCCTGCAGGGCCAGGCAGGGAGTCGTTTTAAGGAAATTGAGATCAAATTTGACAAGCTATATCAAGAGTATTGCTTGAGTCCTAGGAAATGGCCCAGCCTGACTTACCCGCCCAGCTTGGCCGTGGATGTGTACCGAGGTGGTCCCACGAGCCCTGGTAGCCCCCAGGGCTTAGAAGCCCACAGGCTGAGCAGCCCTCTCTGCAAATCAAAAGCTAAGAGGTTGAGTGAGGCCTTTGAAGGCCTGGGCAGAAGATCCATCAGAGTGGGTAGCTGCCTGCCGAAGAGTGGGTCCTTCCCCTCACTTTCAAAGACCGACCCCACCTGCAGCGTGGGCCACCCAGAGCAGACTATTGACCTTGTTTGTCCAGGAAGTGATTCGGGAAAGTTTCAGAAATCGGTATCACTCAGCAAAGCCATTTCAGTACCCAGGGTACAACCTCTAGGCTTTGGCAGGGATCGCTACgatgatattaaagaaaaatttaacaaGCTTCATCAGCAGTATTGCCAAAAGTCGCCTCAGCAGACACAGGCACCTTCAGATAAAGCAC GTGTGCGGAGAGGGGGCCGGACCCTGGGGTTTCTCACCTGTGGGCAGAGCCGTGCCAAGGCCCGGGGAGGAGGTCGACTCTTAAAGTTCAAATGGGAAGAGAAGAAG AGACAAGCTGAGGAGGGGGTGGACAGGCTGCTGTGA